In the genome of Pseudorca crassidens isolate mPseCra1 chromosome 12, mPseCra1.hap1, whole genome shotgun sequence, one region contains:
- the LOC137203355 gene encoding zinc finger protein 396-like isoform X2, which produces MSAKLRETSKLLPQTSGDPDCILVMKVEEGGQASNMVSSRHWSSYYSSETYRQRFRQFDYQESSGPREALSRLRELCCQWLRPEVHSKEQILELLVLEQFLAMLPEELQAWFEENRPESGEEAVVMLEELEKEHDRAAEQVSLGRNEDMLAKKLSTCEITQETPRSQLKPTKKQLQWASKEHHTLRQNDRDTGTINVKSASRRKTSSGKELHHKVSNTLQMNASQSFTFRGTCEQDRKFERRQGNRTRKKQHKCNECGKVFTQSSALNLHQRIHSGEKPYTCDVCAKAFSRSAILIQHRRTHTDSKYENKIEETQKNMYLKT; this is translated from the exons ATGTCTGCAAAATTGAGAGAGACATCAAAACTCCTTCCACAAACTTCAGGGGACCCTGACTGCATTCTGGTAATGAAGGTGGAAGAGGGAGGGCAGGCCTCTAATATGGTCTCCAGCCGCCACTGGAGCAGCTACTACAGCTCAGAGACCTACCGCCAGCGGTTCAGGCAGTTTGACTACCAAGAGTCATCTGGGCCCCGAGAGGCTCTGAGCCGGCTCCGCGAGCTGTGCTGTCAGTGGCTGAGGCCAGAGGTGCATAGCAAGGAGCAGATCCTGGAGCTGCTGGTGCTGGAGCAGTTCCTAGCCATGTTGCCTGAGGAGCTGCAGGCCTGGTTTGAAGAGAACCGACCAGAGAGTGGAGAGGAAGCCGTGGTGATGCTGGAGGAGCTGGAGAAAGAGCATGACAGGGCGGCTGAACAG GTCTCTCTTGGACGAAATGAGGACATGCTTGCAAAGAAGCTATCAACTTGTGAAATCACTCAGGAGACACCACGTAGCCAGCTTAAGCCCACAAAAAAGCAACTGCAGTGGGCATCGAAGGAGCATCACACCTTAAGACAAAATG ATAGAGACACCGGAACTATAAATGTGAAATCAGCTTCAAGGCGAAAGACTTCTTCAGGCAAAGAACTGCATCACAAAGTTTCTAACACTCTTCAAATGAATGCTTCCCAGAGTTTCACATTTAGAGGAACCtgtgaacaagatagaaagtttGAAAGAAGACAGGGAAACCGTACTCGAAAAAAACAACACAagtgtaatgaatgtgggaaagtcTTTACTCAGAGCTCAGCCCTTAATCTACATCAGAGGATCCACagtggagagaaaccttataCATGTGACGTGTGTGCAAAGGCTTTCAGCCGAAGTGCAATCCTGATTCAACATCGAAGAacccaca cAGATTCAAAATATGAGAATAAGATTGAGGAGACCCAAAAGAATATGTACCTCAAGACCTAA
- the LOC137203355 gene encoding zinc finger protein 396-like isoform X1, with the protein MSAKLRETSKLLPQTSGDPDCILVMKVEEGGQASNMVSSRHWSSYYSSETYRQRFRQFDYQESSGPREALSRLRELCCQWLRPEVHSKEQILELLVLEQFLAMLPEELQAWFEENRPESGEEAVVMLEELEKEHDRAAEQVSLGRNEDMLAKKLSTCEITQETPRSQLKPTKKQLQWASKEHHTLRQNDRDTGTINVKSASRRKTSSGKELHHKVSNTLQMNASQSFTFRGTCEQDRKFERRQGNRTRKKQHKCNECGKVFTQSSALNLHQRIHSGEKPYTCDVCAKAFSRSAILIQHRRTHTGEKPFKCHDCGKAFSQSSNLFRHRKKHTREKVPSVL; encoded by the exons ATGTCTGCAAAATTGAGAGAGACATCAAAACTCCTTCCACAAACTTCAGGGGACCCTGACTGCATTCTGGTAATGAAGGTGGAAGAGGGAGGGCAGGCCTCTAATATGGTCTCCAGCCGCCACTGGAGCAGCTACTACAGCTCAGAGACCTACCGCCAGCGGTTCAGGCAGTTTGACTACCAAGAGTCATCTGGGCCCCGAGAGGCTCTGAGCCGGCTCCGCGAGCTGTGCTGTCAGTGGCTGAGGCCAGAGGTGCATAGCAAGGAGCAGATCCTGGAGCTGCTGGTGCTGGAGCAGTTCCTAGCCATGTTGCCTGAGGAGCTGCAGGCCTGGTTTGAAGAGAACCGACCAGAGAGTGGAGAGGAAGCCGTGGTGATGCTGGAGGAGCTGGAGAAAGAGCATGACAGGGCGGCTGAACAG GTCTCTCTTGGACGAAATGAGGACATGCTTGCAAAGAAGCTATCAACTTGTGAAATCACTCAGGAGACACCACGTAGCCAGCTTAAGCCCACAAAAAAGCAACTGCAGTGGGCATCGAAGGAGCATCACACCTTAAGACAAAATG ATAGAGACACCGGAACTATAAATGTGAAATCAGCTTCAAGGCGAAAGACTTCTTCAGGCAAAGAACTGCATCACAAAGTTTCTAACACTCTTCAAATGAATGCTTCCCAGAGTTTCACATTTAGAGGAACCtgtgaacaagatagaaagtttGAAAGAAGACAGGGAAACCGTACTCGAAAAAAACAACACAagtgtaatgaatgtgggaaagtcTTTACTCAGAGCTCAGCCCTTAATCTACATCAGAGGATCCACagtggagagaaaccttataCATGTGACGTGTGTGCAAAGGCTTTCAGCCGAAGTGCAATCCTGATTCAACATCGAAGAacccacactggggagaaaccctTCAAATGTCATGAttgtgggaaagcctttagtcAGAGCTCGAATCTTTTCAGACATAGGAAAAAACATACTAGAGAGAAAGTCCCATCAGTGCTGTGA
- the ZNF24 gene encoding zinc finger protein 24 isoform X1, which translates to MSAQSVEEDSILIIPTPDEEEKILRVKLEEDPDGEEGSSIPWNHLPGPEVFRQRFRQFGYQDSPGPREAVSQLRELCRLWLRPETHTKEQILELVVLEQFVAILPKELQTWVREHHPENGEEAVTVLEDLESELDDPGQPVSLRRRKREVLVEEMVSQEEAQGLPSSELDAVENQLKWASWELHSLRHCDDDARTENGALAPKQEIPSAVESHEVPGTLNIGVPQIFKYGETCFPKGRFERKRNPSRKKQHICDECGKHFSQGSALILHQRIHSGEKPYGCVECGKAFSRSSILVQHQRVHTGEKPYKCLECGKAFSQNSGLINHQRIHTGEKPYECVQCGKSYSQSSNLFRHQRRHNAEKLLNVVKV; encoded by the exons ATGTCTGCACAGTCAGTGGAAGAGGATTCAATACTTATCATCCCAACTccagatgaagaggaaaaaattcTGAGAGTGAAGTTGGAGGAGGATCCTGATGGCGAAGAGGGGTCAAGTATCCCCTGGAACCATCTCCCTGGCCCGGAGGTTTTCCGGCAGCGATTCAGGCAGTTTGGATACCAGGATTCACCTGGGCCCCGTGAAGCTGTGAGCCAGCTTCGGGAACTTTGCCGTCTATGGCTCAGGccagagacacacacaaaagaacaaatcttGGAGCTGGTAGTACTGGAGCAGTTTGTTGCCATCCTACCCAAGGAGCTACAGACTTGGGTTCGAGAGCATCATCCAGAGAATGGAGAGGAGGCAGTGACGGTGCTGGAGGATTTAGAGAGTGAACTGGACGACCCTGGACAGCCG GTTTCTCTTCGACGACGAAAACGGGAAGTGTTAGTAGAGGAGATGGTATCTCAAGAAGAAGCTCAGGGATTACCAAGTTCTGAGCTCGATGCAGTGGAAAACCAGCTCAAGTGGGCATCCTGGGAGCTCCATTCCCTAAGGCACTGTG aTGATGATGCTAGGACTGAAAATGGAGCGCTAGCTCCAAAGCAGGAGATTCCTTCAGCAGTAGAATCTCATGAAGTTCCTGGCACTCTCAATATAGGTGTtcctcaaatttttaaatatggagAAACCTGTTTTCCCAAGGGCAggtttgaaagaaagagaaatccctCCCGAAAGAAACAACATATATGCGATGAATGTGGAAAACACTTCAGTCAGGGCTCAGCCCTTATTCTTCATCAAAGAATCCACAGTGGGGAGAAACCCTATGGATGTGTTGAGTGTGGGAAAGCATTCAGCAGGAGTTCTATCCTTGTGCAACACCAGAGAGTCCATACTGGAGAAAAACCTTACAAATGTcttgaatgtggaaaagcctttagCCAGAATTCTGGGcttattaatcatcagagaatcCATACTGGGGAGAAACCTTATGAATGCGTTCAGTGTGGGAAATCCTATAGTCAAAGCTCAAATCTTTTTAGACatcaacgaagacacaatgcagagAAACTTCTCAATGTTGTGAaagtttaa
- the ZNF24 gene encoding zinc finger protein 24 isoform X2: protein MSAQSVEEDSILIIPTPDEEEKILRVKLEEDPDGEEGSSIPWNHLPGPEVFRQRFRQFGYQDSPGPREAVSQLRELCRLWLRPETHTKEQILELVVLEQFVAILPKELQTWVREHHPENGEEAVTVLEDLESELDDPGQPVSLRRRKREVLVEEMVSQEEAQGLPSSELDAVENQLKWASWELHSLRHCGLKFQEGLK from the exons ATGTCTGCACAGTCAGTGGAAGAGGATTCAATACTTATCATCCCAACTccagatgaagaggaaaaaattcTGAGAGTGAAGTTGGAGGAGGATCCTGATGGCGAAGAGGGGTCAAGTATCCCCTGGAACCATCTCCCTGGCCCGGAGGTTTTCCGGCAGCGATTCAGGCAGTTTGGATACCAGGATTCACCTGGGCCCCGTGAAGCTGTGAGCCAGCTTCGGGAACTTTGCCGTCTATGGCTCAGGccagagacacacacaaaagaacaaatcttGGAGCTGGTAGTACTGGAGCAGTTTGTTGCCATCCTACCCAAGGAGCTACAGACTTGGGTTCGAGAGCATCATCCAGAGAATGGAGAGGAGGCAGTGACGGTGCTGGAGGATTTAGAGAGTGAACTGGACGACCCTGGACAGCCG GTTTCTCTTCGACGACGAAAACGGGAAGTGTTAGTAGAGGAGATGGTATCTCAAGAAGAAGCTCAGGGATTACCAAGTTCTGAGCTCGATGCAGTGGAAAACCAGCTCAAGTGGGCATCCTGGGAGCTCCATTCCCTAAGGCACTGTG GCTTGAAGTTTCAGGAAGGTCTGAAATGA